From Solanum lycopersicum chromosome 4, SLM_r2.1:
TTCATTGACTTTCAATCAACTCAGTGGTGAAATGTGGAGAGGGCCATGGTATGTACCCCAACTCAAAGTCTTAAAATCTCAAGAATAATAGCCTCGCAGGTATAATTCCACCTACTATTGGAAATGCCACAAAGTTGCTGAACTTTAGTTTGTCTGTTAATAGAATCAACGGCAATATTCCTGAGGAGATCGGTAATCTGAGACAGCTTGCAGTTTTGTCCTCGACTGATAATAAATTAACAGGTTCCATTCCTGAAGCACTGTTTCATATCTCGTCACTACTTTCTGTATCTCTGGGAAAGAATAGCCTGTCTGGTCCTCTCTTGGTTGGTAAAGGaaatattttatcacatctGGAGATTTTAAGTTTAACTCGCAATCAAATTTCTGGTCGCATTCCTTCCAGCATCTGCCAACCCAtacaacttaaaatattgtCCATATCTTTCAACAATATAACTGGAGAAATACCCAAAAATATTGATTGTTTAAGAAGCTCGAGGAGTTTTATATTGGTAATAATCCAATAGATGGGACTATTCCCACTTCAGGGAAATATTTCCACTCTGCGTAATCTTTACTGCGCAAGCAATAACTTGGAGGGGCCAATTCCTCCAGAAGTAGAGAAGCTGTCAAACTTGATAGAATTcgattttgaacaaaaaatataatcttaTTGGTCAGATTCCAGAggctatttttaatatatcttcGTTGAATTACATTGCGTTAACTTTAAACAAATTCTCGGGGAGAATTCCAACCTCTGCTGGTCTTCATCTTCCGAACCTCTTAGGACTTTACTTGTCTGGCAATGAGCTTGAAGGGGAAATTCCTCTGCACATCACAAATGCTTCCAGGCTTGTAAGGTTGGGGCTAGCAACCAACTTTTTCAGTGGCAGTATTCCAACTAATTGGGAAAGTCTTCGTGATTTACGACTTCTTTTCCTACATGATAATCATCTTACCAGTGAATATGGGTTGCCATTCTTCCAATCTTTGGCAGACTGTCGGATGTTGCAATATCTAGATGTGGGTTATAATCCTTTGAATAGCATTCCGCCAAACTCAATAGGGAATCTTTCATCTACTATTGAATTCTTTGAAATAAGCGATGCTCAAATTAATGGCCTCATCCCCACAAGTATAGGCAACATGAGTGGTCTTACAACCTTAGTCTTTCAAAATAACAACTTTACTGGAAATATTCTTCTTGAGTTTGGTAATCTTAAACAACTCCCAGGGTTgtatctaaataataataaattgcaGGGACATATTCCTGAGGCGGTATGCCATTTATCTCATTTGGGACGATTAAATCTGGAAGGTAATGAGCTCTTTGGTATAATTCCAGCATGTATAGAAAATCTTAGCATGCTACAACATCTTTATTTGGATTCTAATAAATTTTCACCAAAAATTCCGTAGTTTTTGGAAAATGAGTGGTCTTCTCTTTCTAACGTGTCACAAAATTCTATAGAGGGAGAAATTCCATCAGATATTGGACAACTGCAGGTAATTGTAGAGCTAGTTCTTTCTGGTAATCACTTTTCAGGAATGATACCAAGCAATTTGTGTGACCTCCAAAACCTGCAGTCTCTTGCCCTGTCAAACAATTCATTTTCTGGCCAAATTCCATTATCCTTTGCCAACTTAATAAGCTTGGAATTCTTGGATTTGTCTTTGAATGCGTTGTCAGGTACTATTCCTAAGTCTTTGGAAAAACTCCCCCTTAAAAGCATCAATGTTTCATTTAATGAATTAGAAGGTGAAATACCCAGCGATGGTGTGTTTTCAAATTCCACTCTGCAATCATTTCTTGGGAACAGAGATCTATGTGGAGCGCACATATTGGAGATTCCTGCTTGTGTTGTCACCTATCCTGGACAACAATCAAACCTTAAAGAGGTAGTGGTAAAAATTGTTACTCCAGTGATTATTTCATCCTTTGTGATACTCTTGTTGGTCTCAATTTGGATAATGAAATGGCAGAAGAAAGGAAAGTCTAAAGATGTTGAAAAGGTACCAGAGATCAAGACTTTTCAATTGATTTCCTATCATGAGATTCAACGAGCAACTAATAATTTTGATGTATCAAATTTAATTGGTGTGGGAGGTTCAGTCTCAGTGTACAAAGGCATGTTATATAGTGGAGTTGTGGTTGCAATAAAGGTTCTGGATTTGGAAAACGAGCATGTATGCAAGAGGTTTGATGCTGAATGTGAAGTGATTAGAAATGTTAGGCACAGAAATCTTGTTTCAGTTATAACTACTTGGAATCCAGTGATCATATAAGAGCCTTTGTTCTGCAATTTATGTCCAATGGAAGTCTTGATAATTGGTTGTACAGAGAAGATCGCCACTTGAACCTTCTTCAAAGAGTCACCGTAATGCTTGATGTGGCTATAGCAATTGAATATCTACACCATGGTTATGATACTCCGATTGTTCATTGCGACCTAAAGCCAGCCAACGTTCTTTTGGATGAGGATATGGTGGCTCATGTTGGTGATTTTggcatttcaaaaattttagttGTAAGCAAATCCGTGGCACACACGGAGATATTGGGCACTCTTGGATATATTGCACCAGGTACCTATACTACTCTCTTCCTTCTAATTAAACATTAAACCTCTCTCTTTGATTTTCTCTTATCAAAATTAAGCCATTCCAAGTGGtagaactatatatataaaaagcaAGTCTTTTCTAGTACCAGCATTGTTGTTATATTTCAAGTGAGTAATCTTTTCCATTTTCATTCTTGTAAGAATATAGCTCGGAGGGAATAGTGTCCGCTTGTGGTGATGTTTATAGCTATGGCATCATGCTAATGGAAGTTTTGGCAAAAAGAAGACCAACTGATGAAGAGATATTCAATGAAAATCTTGGCTTGAGGAAGTGGATAAGGCGAGGATTTCCAAAAACTATGTTGGAAGTTGTGGATGCCAATCTTTTTTTCTAGATAAAGAACAAATTACTTCCAAAAGTGAAATCTGCATAGCTTCCATGATAGAATTGGCTTTACATTGCACAACGGAAAAACCAGAATCAAGAATAACCATGAAAGATGTCGTTAAGAGACTTAACAAAATCAAGAACGCATTTTGGGAATTGTAAAAGTTAGCATCTCTTCTGGTTAGGTTCTTTCTTAGTTGCaagttaatatgttttttttttttcagttatCTGGTTTCTGAGTCATGTATTGTTTGTACTTTATAGTGTTGCATTTCCCTCATTTTGTGATTTCAGATTTGAGTAGATTAAGAATTAAATGAAGAAATATTATGAATGTTTAGAGTTGCACCTCTTTTTCCTCTCCTTCATATGTTGATTCATTAGCTTCTTCTGTCATATTAAACTATTTGCTAAATGGAAATGCTTAGTTAGACTCTGTGAATTTTGCAGGTGAATGAAATGCCAGATCTAGTGATTCAACATTTCTTACACAGTATATATATGTAACGTGAACTCaaactattaattttatcacCCTTTTTAAGTATTTAATCAGGTTCCGCTTTGGTAAGCTAGGAGGGAGAGGTAGTCGTTAGGATGCCTCgttaaaatagtatttttttccAAGAACCCCTTTTGGAGCATTGATCAAgtattgtaaaatatttttaaaattgattagtcaaatataaattattcttCTCCAAAATACTATTAACAAAGAACTTTCTTTTTGCCAGTAAGTGATTCCCATTGACTTGAGTTATGAGACAGCTTCTCTGGGCTGCATAATTTCCCATTGACTTAGTTCTGAACCATATAAATATGAAGAGTTTCTATTTTTTCTCAATACAAGTTGATTGACTATCAAGGCCACCCCACCCTCCTTTGGAAAGGAATGGGACTGCTGCAAGTGACTCAAGTGAAGTGGACagattctttttccttttgctaCTTATTTTCCTACTTTTCATCTGTTTTCACATACTTATTTTCCTCCTCCGCATTAATCTGCTTTCACATTTTGGAAATTATGTAGACTATCCTTTTCAACATCTTTTACATATATAGTGGAGTATAACTTTGATCTTTGGCAAGACCACACACACAGAAAACATTCTATTTCCAGTGCATAGTAACAGCATGAAGAAGcacatatttttattgactGTCCTCTTTCTAGTTCAATTTTCTATATCAATTGCTTCCTCAAATGAGACAGACCAAGAAGCTCTACTAGCTTTTCAAAAACTTATTACAAGTCAGAGTCATTTTTGGGCCAATAATTGGACCAAAAATACTTCTTTTTGCTCTTGGTTTGGTGTCACTTGCACTCCAAAAACGCAAAGGGTTGTGGCCTTGGCTCTTCCTGATTTGCAACTTCAAGGCACAATATCCCCGTCTTTGGCCAATTTGTCCTTTCTCAGAGAGCTCAATCTCGAGAATAACTTATTCCATGGTGGCGTACCGTACAGACTTGGACACTTGCCTCGCTTGCGAGTGATTAATGTTCGAAACAATCAGCTAGAAGGAAGTATTCCGACAAGTCTATTTCAACACCAGAGAGTTCAAATCATTTCATTGGCTTACAATAAACTCAGTGGTGAAATGTGGAAAGGGCCATGGTATGTACCCGAACTCAGAATCCTAAATCTCAGGAATAATAGCCTCACAGGTATAATCCCTTCTTCTGTTGGAAATGCCACAAAGTTGCTGAACTTCAGTTTGTCTGGGAACAGAATCAATGGTGTCATTCCAACTGAGATTGGTAATCTCAGCCAACTTATAGAGTTGCATTTGTTCAATAATCAATTAGCAGGTTCCATTCCAGCAACACTGTTTAATATCTCGTCGCTAATTAGAGCATCTCTGGCAAGCAATAGCCTTTCTGGTCCTCTCTTACTTGATGAAGGGAATATTGTGTCAAATATGAAGTATCTAAGTATATCTAAGAACCAAATTTCTGGTTGCATTCCTTCTAACATATGCCAACTCACAGAGCTCAAAATTTTGTCCATATCATATAACAATATGATTGGAGACATACCCAGAAATATTGGTTGTTTATCAAAACTCGAGGAGTTTTATGCTGGTAATAATCCAATAACAGGGACTATTCCCACTTCATTGGGCAATATTTCCACTCTGCGAAATCTTTACTGTGGAAACAGTCGTATAGTGGGGCAAATTCCAAAGGCTATTTTTAACCTATCTTCTTTGGAAATGATTGATTGCAGTTTCAGTAACCTCTCGGGTAGAATTCCAGCCACATCAGGTCTTCATGTTCAGAACCTTAAAGAACTTTTCTTGGGACACAATCAGCTCGAAGGGGGAATTCCATTGTTCATAACAAATGCTTCTAAGCTTGAGATATTGGGGCTAGAAAATAACTTTCTCACAGGCACTATTCCTACTAATTTGGGGAATCTTCATGAGCTGCAAGAACTGTTCCTACATCATAATCAACTTACCAATGAACCAAGAGAGCATGAGTTGCAGTTCTTCAATTCTTTGTCGGACTGTAGGATGTTGCGATATCTACAAGTGGGTTCCAATCCGTTGAATGGCATTCTGCCCAATTCTATTGGGAATCTTTCATCTACTGTTGAATACTTACATATATCAGATGCACACATTTATGGCCCCATCCCCAGGGGTATACGCAACATGAGCGGTCTAATAACCCTAAGCCTTGGAGAGAACAACTTGGCGGGACGTATTCCTTCTGATGTTGTTAAGCTTGAACAACTCCAAGGGTTGTAtctaaataacaataaattgCAGGGACATATTCCAGAGGCGGTATGCAATTTATCTAATATGGTTCAGTTAAGTCTGGATGGTAATGAGCTCTCTGGATTAATTCCAGAATGTTTAGGAAATCTTAGCATGCTACAAGCCATTAGATTGAGTTCTAACAAATTCTCATCCAAGATTCCTTTGAGCATTTGGAAGATGAGTGGTCTTCTCTATCTAATCATGTCACAAAATTCTATAGAGGGAGAAGTTCCACAGGATATTGGAGGACTGAAGGCCATTGTAGGACTAGATCTTTCTGGTAACCACTTTTCAGGCATGATACCAAGCCAATTGGGGGACCTGCAAAACATGAATACTCTGGACCTGTCGAACAATTCATTTTCAGGCTCAATTCCATTATCCTTTGCCAACTTGATAAGCTTAGAATACTTGGATTTGTCTTTAAATGCGTTGTCAGGTACTATTCCCAAGTCTTTGGAAAAGCTATTATACCTTAAAAGAATTAATGTTTCATTTAATGATTTAGAAGGTGTAATACCGAGTGGAGGTGTGTTTGCGAATTCCACTCTACAATCATTTCTTGGGAACAAAGGTCTATGTGGAATGCACATATTGGAGATTCCTGCATGTGCTATCACTACAACTGGACAACAATCAAAGTCTAAGAAGCTTGTGCTTAAAATTGTTATTCCGGTGGTTGCTGCTTCTTTTCTGATATTTTTGTTCGTTATAGTTTGGATAATGAGACGACAGAAGAAAGCAAACTCCAAAGACGTGGAAAAGGTACCGGATATCAGGACTTATCAATTAGTTACTTATCATGAGATTCAACAAGCAACAAATAATTTTGATGGATCCAATTTAATTGGTTCGGGAGGTTCTGGCTCTGTGTACAAAGGTACATTATCTAGTGGAACTGTGGTGGCGATAAAGGTACTCGATTTACAAAATGAGGAAGTATGCAAGAGGTTTGATACCGAATGTGAAGTGATGAGAAATGTTAGGCACAGAAATCTTATTCCAGTGATTACTACTTGTTCTAGTGAACACATAAGAGCCTTTGTTCTGCAGTATATGCCCAATGGAAGTCTTGAGAATTGGTTGTACAGAGAAGATTGCCACTTGAACCTTCTTCAAAGAGTCATCATAATGCTTGATGTGGCTCTGGCAATTGAATATTTACACCATGGTCATGAAAATTTGATAGTTCATTGCGACATAAAGCCAGCCAATGTTCTTTTGGACGAAGAAATGTTGGCACATGTCGGTGATTTTGGTATCTCTAAAATATTAGCTGTAAGCAAGTCCATGGCACATACTGAGACATTAGGCACTCTTGGTTACATTGCACCAGGTATATACACTAGTCTCATTCCTTTTCACTCATTATTGACCTTTTCTCTAATCAAAATTAAGCTCTTTCGATTTctagaaatatataaaaatcaagtctctgattgtaaaaaacaattattatcTTTCgactataatttatattttttcattttcattcttctaAAGAATATGGCTTGGAAGGAAGAGTGTCCAGTAGTGGTGATGTTTACAGTTATGGCATCATGATGATAGAGGTATTGACAAAAAGAAGACCGACTGATGACGAGATATTCGATGAAAATCTTGGCTTGAGGGAGTGGATAAGACAAGCATTTCCCAAGACAATTATGGAAGTTGTGGATGTCAATCTTTTTCATGAGGAAGGACATGTCGATTTCAAAAGTGAACTATGTATAGCCTCCATGATGGAATTGGCTTTGGATTGCACAAAGGAAATGCCAGAGTCAAGGATAACTATGAGAGACGTAGTCAAGAGGCTTGACAAAATCAAGAACACATTTTTGGGAACATAGAAATTAATTAGCATCTCTTAAAGTGGTTTTATTTTAGTTGCAAGTTAATATGTTGTCTTTTAATCAGCTTTTTCTGTTTAATTGGTTTATAAGGAATGACGTTAGAGGGTTAAAATGAAACAAGTACCAAAATGAAATTTTGGTGCAAGTTAGAGGGGCTATCAATGTATTTGACCTTGTGTGGATGTACTTGCATCTTGCTGTTCACATGGGTTCTATCAAAAAGCTCAAAATTTGAATTACATTCTGtgtagtattttttaaaatgttatacgGCACAAAATTGAGCTGTGTTAATATGCAAATAAAGTACAAATAAAGGAAAGGATCCAATAATTTTCCTATTTGTCTTCACATGTTACTATAGAGAATTGCATATTATTGCCTTAAGCTTACCTGGTTGTGGTAAATCTTTTGCAAAAACTTGAGTCGACGTGTGTATTTGTTCAAGTTGGTCACCTTTTCTCAAGCTTTGGTGGACAAAATTATCGGTATTGATATTTGTGTGATGATAAGATATAGCAGATACCTGCAGAATTAGTCAAGCGTGATAAGATGAAGTTGTCAATCTTCATAAATGTTTGAGAAGAAACTAACCTGCTGCACAGTATGGATGAACATCAGGACCAGCTAGACATTCAAAACTTCAAAGAACGTTTACTTTGTGTGAACCCCATTTAATGCCCTTTTGTAAGGGTCAACTGAAGGACATAATTGGTTCATAGTTACTGCAATTCTGCAAGTCAACCACGCACAAGTTCTCATTCGAGTCATTAAACTTCGCTTTGTATttataaaatcactcaacttaaaCCTTTGTATTGACAAAATCACTCAACcaaatttatcattaaaaaaaatcataatatgtattgattgacgatgagaagaaaaaaaaagataagtaaTCTAATTTTTGGGAACACAATACTCAAAAGTAACTGCGGATGAAAGTGGTATTTActgtatatatattgatttcaaaCCCTTAATGTATAATTTTTACTTCTTTCCAAGTGTAGTTTCATGGTAAACAGAAGTTGTAACAAGATTGGGTAAAAATATAAACCTATAGCTACAGAGGCAGGAATAATAACACCgaaaacaatattatttttataaacacaAGTTGAAGCGGACTTGATCCCTTCAAGTtgtttcttgccaaatctagcATTATCAATGATATCAAATTGCCATAGTAAGTTTATATTGTATATGTGAGAGATGTAATATTCTATTAGATATTGTAAGATATGCTATAGGAATATTTTTAGTGGAGATTTTAGGTTTAGGAGACTAAACTCATGTATATGTATTCTTTCCTTCATGTAATGATATAGGAGATCAAATTCTTCAAGTACTTATCTCTGATTTATACTTgacaatatagaaaaaat
This genomic window contains:
- the LOC101263015 gene encoding probable LRR receptor-like serine/threonine-protein kinase At3g47570, which translates into the protein MKKHIFLLTVLFLVQFSISIASSNETDQEALLAFQKLITSQSHFWANNWTKNTSFCSWFGVTCTPKTQRVVALALPDLQLQGTISPSLANLSFLRELNLENNLFHGGVPYRLGHLPRLRVINVRNNQLEGSIPTSLFQHQRVQIISLAYNKLSGEMWKGPWYVPELRILNLRNNSLTGIIPSSVGNATKLLNFSLSGNRINGVIPTEIGNLSQLIELHLFNNQLAGSIPATLFNISSLIRASLASNSLSGPLLLDEGNIVSNMKYLSISKNQISGCIPSNICQLTELKILSISYNNMIGDIPRNIGCLSKLEEFYAGNNPITGTIPTSLGNISTLRNLYCGNSRIVGQIPKAIFNLSSLEMIDCSFSNLSGRIPATSGLHVQNLKELFLGHNQLEGGIPLFITNASKLEILGLENNFLTGTIPTNLGNLHELQELFLHHNQLTNEPREHELQFFNSLSDCRMLRYLQVGSNPLNGILPNSIGNLSSTVEYLHISDAHIYGPIPRGIRNMSGLITLSLGENNLAGRIPSDVVKLEQLQGLYLNNNKLQGHIPEAVCNLSNMVQLSLDGNELSGLIPECLGNLSMLQAIRLSSNKFSSKIPLSIWKMSGLLYLIMSQNSIEGEVPQDIGGLKAIVGLDLSGNHFSGMIPSQLGDLQNMNTLDLSNNSFSGSIPLSFANLISLEYLDLSLNALSGTIPKSLEKLLYLKRINVSFNDLEGVIPSGGVFANSTLQSFLGNKGLCGMHILEIPACAITTTGQQSKSKKLVLKIVIPVVAASFLIFLFVIVWIMRRQKKANSKDVEKVPDIRTYQLVTYHEIQQATNNFDGSNLIGSGGSGSVYKGTLSSGTVVAIKVLDLQNEEVCKRFDTECEVMRNVRHRNLIPVITTCSSEHIRAFVLQYMPNGSLENWLYREDCHLNLLQRVIIMLDVALAIEYLHHGHENLIVHCDIKPANVLLDEEMLAHVGDFGISKILAVSKSMAHTETLGTLGYIAPEYGLEGRVSSSGDVYSYGIMMIEVLTKRRPTDDEIFDENLGLREWIRQAFPKTIMEVVDVNLFHEEGHVDFKSELCIASMMELALDCTKEMPESRITMRDVVKRLDKIKNTFLGT
- the LOC101263306 gene encoding LRR receptor-like serine/threonine-protein kinase EFR, yielding MDVVDANLFTKKEQITSKSEMCLASVIELALDCTKEMPESRINMKEVVALNLPNLQLQGTISLSLANLSSLRELNLENNLFHGGISYGLGHLPRLRVIDVKKNQLNGIIPPTIGNATKLLNFSLSVNRINGNIPEEIGNLRQLAVLSSTDNKLTGSIPEALFHISSLLSVSLGKNSLSGPLLIPEAIFNISSLNYIALTLNKFSGRIPTSAGLHLPNLLGLYLSGNELEGEIPLHITNASRLVRLGLATNFFSGSIPTNWESLRDLRLLFLHDNHLTSEYGLPFFQSLADCRMLQYLDVGYNPLNSIPPNSIGNLSSTIEFFEISDAQINGLIPTSIGNMSGLTTLVFQNNNFTGNILLEFGNLKQLPGLYLNNNKLQGHIPEAVCHLSHLGRLNLEGNELFGIIPACIENLSMLQHLYLDSNKFSPKIP